In Octopus bimaculoides isolate UCB-OBI-ISO-001 chromosome 26, ASM119413v2, whole genome shotgun sequence, the DNA window ctcagggagattcggtgtgacacagagtgtgacaagggtggcccttttgaattgcaggtacTACCTATTTTTGCCCgccaagtggactggagcaacatgaagtaaagtgtcttgcctaggggaattgaacccacaaccttatAATCATGAGCAAAATtcactaaccactaaaccacatgctttcacacatacatacacacatttatatgtacttacatatgcacacacatatacacacacttacatatgcctacatgcacacacacacaattatattcttttctactccaggcacaaggcccgacatgtCTTTTgtggggccaatcgattagatcaaccccagtttgaaactggtacttaatttatcggccccgtaagaatgaaagcaaagtcgacctcggcagaatttgaactcagaacattaagacagatgaaatactccTAGGCATTTCGCCCGCCATGCAAACACATGATTATATtgtgcctacatatacatacataaatacatacatacatacacacgcttatatgtgcttacatgcacacacatatacacacacttatatgtgcctacatacacacatatatatatacacacatactcttatatctgcctacatatacacacacacacacacacttatatgtgattacatacacacacatatacacacaaaggcacttatatgtgcctacatacactcacatatatacacacatactttatgtgtgcctacatacacacacatatacacacacacacttatgtgcttacatacaaacacatatacacacacacacacttatatgtgcttacatacatatgtatacacatacacacacttatatgtgcctacatacacacatatacacacacttatatgtgctTACGTACGCNNNNNNNNNNNNNNNNNNNNNNNNNNNNNNNNNNNNNNNNNNNNNNNNNNNNNNNNNNNNNNNNNNNNNNNNNNNNNNNNNNNNNNNNNNNNNNNNNNNNNNNNNNNNNNNNNNNNNNNNNNNNNNNNNNNNNNNNNNNNNNNNNNNNNNNNNNNNNNNNNNNNNNNNNNNNNNNNNNNNNNNNNNNNNNNNNNNNNNNNNNNNNNNNNNNNNNNNNNNNNNNNNNNNNNNNNNNNNNNNNNNNNNNNNNNNNNNNNNNNNNNNNNNNNNNNNNNNNNNNNNNNNNNNNNNNNNNNNNNNNNNNNNNNNNNNNNNNNNNNNNNNNNNNNNNNNNNNNNNNNNNNNNNNNNNNNNNNNNNNNNNNNNNNNNNNNNNNNNNNNNNNNNNNNNNNNNNNNNNNNNNNNNNNNNNNNNNNNNNNNNNNNNNNNNNNNNNNNNNNNNNNNNNNNNNNNNNNNNNNNNNNNNNNNNNNNNNNNNNNNNNNNNNNNNNNNNNNNNNNNNNNNNNNNNNNNNNNNNNNNNNNNNNNNNNNNNNNNNNNNNNNNNNNNNNNNNNNNNNNNNNNNNNNNNNNNNNNNNNNNNNNtacacgcatacacacgaatacacacacatacaaatacatactcaaacacacacacgtacaaacacatatctgcacacacacacacacacacgcgcgcgcatacacacacacacacacacacacacacacatccacatccacacagATTTTCTTAGCATTTTTCTCTTTTGGTTCTGTGAGGAATGCAAAGCCATTTCTCCTGCCATATTCTGCCAAAGTCTCCAAGACTGAATTCTTTGTCTGAATGTTTCTAACAAAAGGGACCAAGACACAGACCCCCACCCTTCATCCATCCACCAGGTGGTGCTGCTAAACTGGGCAACAGATCGAGTCCATTCATTCCCAAGTcggaagtctctctctctctctctttctatctctctccttatctatctctctctttctttatttctctttctttctttctttctctctctctttatttctctctctctctctctttttctatctctctctttctctctcttcctttctttctttctctttctttctttctctttctctctcttccttttttctttctctctctctctctctctgtttctttctttgtttctttctttctctctctctttctctctctctctctctctctctctccccttctctctgtctttccctctcttcctttctttctctttctttctttctctttctctcttcctttttctctctctctctctctctctgtttctttctttgtttctttctttcacgctcattctctctccccctccccttctcattctttcttcctttcttttgccctcattgtctctctccccttcccctctctctcttccttcccactctccctctctctctttctcctttaatGCAGGATGCCTTTTTCTGTCTGTTGCCACAGGAAGTGGAATTGTACTTCACAACTCCGCAGCAAGTGTTGGATATCTTCTCTGAACTCGAAGAACAAAATCTGACTTTGATCCAGAACACTCAGGAGACAGAGGAGACCCTGGAAGACATCAAACAGTCGTTCGAAGCCAACCGAAAGAAAATGTAAGAACAAAAGACAACAGCACAAGACACATACGATGCCGTGCTGACAATTCTGGTTGTTTTCCGTTCTTTCTAGTGTTTTTATTGCTGTCATTGTTTGTTTAGACCCAGGCCAATGATAGAGGAGAAGTAGGCTGTAATCAAAGCCTTTCCAACCATCACCCTACTCTTCTAACACACAATGTATCTAACATCTCCTCCTTgtttttatcctcctcctcctcctccctgtcACActtcccttcttcctcttcttcctcatccTCCCCTATTCCTCCTCTCCTTCATCCCCCTCCCCTTCCTTTCCtccctttcctttccttcttgttttcttctttcccttcccctcctcttcccttctccccttttccttttttgttaccccctcctccacctcctccattTTTTTATCCACTTCCTCCCCATTTTCCCCCTCCGCCTCCACTTATTCCAACCATTGACAGAATTCAAACCTAAAAGGTCCACAACAGACACCACAAGGTATCGTTCctcctctcccccctcccccacacagTCCCATCCACCACTTCCCAAAGCATTCTTGGCATTCACCAGAATAGGTCCATTGATTTCATACCAGTTATATCACAGGTACCATTAAATTAAACAAGAAGCGATACTGTTATGATTCATGGtccctattatatatatttttttttcagggaGAAAGAAACTTGGTCCCTTAAAGACCAAATTGAGAAGACCAAAGTTAAAatacaggaagaagaagaaatggcgGCGGATCTTGAAATGAAAGTAAAGTAAGTTAATATGGAGTTGATCcatagtttctacggctggatgcccttcctaatgccaaccactcagagagtgtaatgggtgtttttaggtaaccactggcacgggtgccagttgcatgacaatGGTATCTGCCATGGctctgatttcacttggcttgatgggttttctacTCAAGGTAGAAACTCTTGGTCATTTgccattgcctcagtgaggcccaatgcatgaaaggtgctttttacctgccacccATGTGCTAGTTacacaacaccagcatcagcatcagccaCATTACCTACACATGTCCGGACGTTTAAACAACTGCTCTATATTTTATGGGTAAGCTCTTCTCTTGATTTATGAtattgtaacaaatatatatgtatacacacacatacacacacacacacacacacacacacacacacacacacgtacacatgtgttggcaattttttttcctccttccttttctattggTCTTTCccctgtctcctgtttctgaagaagagcgtctgctcgaaacgttaaaccagctttctttccttcactgagcttctgctaatactttacatgtaccacgtcctcgcattgttgtttttttttgcgtttgttcttcatttttttgtggggtggatttacaatatatatatatatatatatatatatatatatatatatgcttctttgtTTATCCT includes these proteins:
- the LOC106879636 gene encoding cilia- and flagella-associated protein 100 encodes the protein MWMRISETDSHTSSTEFTDSDSDDEVELYFTTPQQVLDIFSELEEQNLTLIQNTQETEETLEDIKQSFEANRKKMEKETWSLKDQIEKTKVKIQEEEEMAADLEMKVKLFSASGNMQSADQNSMLDELNKKVEEVYRGIIGTNEANIE